Part of the Imperialibacter roseus genome, TCAGGCCCGGCCGGGAGACCTCATCATAAGGGACGTGAACGGAGACGGTAAAATTAGCCTCGGCGACCGCACCTACATGGGCTCACCCATCCCCACATTCATTTACGGGTTTAACCTGGAGGCTTCCTACAAGGGGTTTGATATCAATGTCGATTTTCAGGGGCAAATGGGCAACAAAATCTTCAATGGTAAAGAAGTGGTAAGGCCTGATCCTTACAATTTTGAAAGGCATGTGATTAACCGCTGGACAGGAGAAGGCACAAGCACCTCTGAACCCCGAGCGAGCTTTGGAGGAATCAACTTCGCACCGTCTACCAGATTCATTCAGGACGGCTCCTTCCTTCGCTTTCGTAACATGACCGTTGGCTACACTATCCCTGAAGCAGCGCTTGAGCGGATCAACATGAACCAGGTAAGGGTGTATGTGCGAGGCACCAACTTATTCACTGCTACCAAATTCACAGGCTATTCGCCAGAGTTCGGTAGTGAAGATGTGTTGAGCAGCAACATCGACAGAGGAGCTTACCCTGTGTCGGCCATTTATTCAGCCGGTTTAAACATTTCCTTTTAATGAGTTACAAAATGAATTTTCCACAACATATACGCCAAATAGTAAAAAAAGGAGCATTGGTGCTGCTTGTACTGGTTCCTTTTGCTTGTCAGGACTTTCTTGATATTAGTCCCCAGGGTGACCTCACGCAGGCGTCTTTTCCACAGTCGGCCGCTGATGCACTGCTGGCTACCAATGCCGCCTACAGCACCCTTCGCAACTGGTCCTATCATTCGGGTGGCTATCCAATACTGGATATCATGTCGGACGATGCCCGCAAAGGCAGCAATCCCAACGATCAGCTCCCAACGCTCGGCCCTTTCGATACTTTTACTTTTAACACCACAGCCGATGGCCTGGATCGCTGGTGGGCTGCGCTTTACGAAGGAGTGAAAAGAGCCAACGTCGTCATTGAAAAAGTACCTGAAATAGCGATGGAGCAGGCGAAAATTGATTTATACGTGGCTGAAGCCCGTTTTCTGCGTGGGCTGTTCTACTTCGACCTTGTGCGTGCCTGGGGTGGTGTGCCTCTCATTACAACGCTAACCCCTCCTTTAAGGGCTGCACGGGCGAGCAAGGCGGATGTTTATTCTCTGATAGAAGGTGATCTTTCTTTTGCTGCGGGTATTCTGCCTGAGAAAAGTGAAGTAGCCACCGAAGACCTCGGCAGGGCAACCAAAGGTGCCGCCAAAGCGCTGTTGGCCAGGGTTTACTTGTTTCAGGGCGATTTCGTTAAGGCTGAATCCTATGCACTTGAGGTAATCAACTCTGGCCAATATGACCTGGAACCTGATTTTAACGATGCCTTTGGCGAAGCGGGAGAACATGGCGTGGAATCAGTCTTCGAAATTGGTGCCCGCCGCAATGAGGGAACCAACAACGGCGGTAACCAATACTCCAACGTGCAGGGCATCAGAGGATCTCCCAACAGAGGCTGGGGATTCAATCGCCCCTCCATAGACCTGATGAACTCTTTCGAAAACAACGACCCACGCATGGACGCAACCATCATTTTCCTGGGTGATGTGCTGGGTGGCGTGGTAACGATCGGCGATGGCACCACACCCGACGAAACCCGTGATGCTAATGGAAACCTGATTGAGATAGAAACCTATAATCAAAAAGTGTGGACCGAGGGCAGCAACACCATCACCTCATGGGGGCACAACCGACGCATTGTGCGGTATGCTGATGTGCTGCTCATGGCTGCTGAAGCGCTGAACGAAAACAACAAGTCGGCACAAGCATTAACCTATCTGAACATGGTAAGAGCCCGGTCCAGGGGAGGCAATGCCTCTATTTTA contains:
- a CDS encoding RagB/SusD family nutrient uptake outer membrane protein is translated as MSYKMNFPQHIRQIVKKGALVLLVLVPFACQDFLDISPQGDLTQASFPQSAADALLATNAAYSTLRNWSYHSGGYPILDIMSDDARKGSNPNDQLPTLGPFDTFTFNTTADGLDRWWAALYEGVKRANVVIEKVPEIAMEQAKIDLYVAEARFLRGLFYFDLVRAWGGVPLITTLTPPLRAARASKADVYSLIEGDLSFAAGILPEKSEVATEDLGRATKGAAKALLARVYLFQGDFVKAESYALEVINSGQYDLEPDFNDAFGEAGEHGVESVFEIGARRNEGTNNGGNQYSNVQGIRGSPNRGWGFNRPSIDLMNSFENNDPRMDATIIFLGDVLGGVVTIGDGTTPDETRDANGNLIEIETYNQKVWTEGSNTITSWGHNRRIVRYADVLLMAAEALNENNKSAQALTYLNMVRARSRGGNASILPDITVTDKNQLRELIIEERRHELAMEGHRFWDLVRTGKAPEVLGPLGFVAGKHELLPIPQTEVDLSEGTLGQNPEY